Proteins encoded in a region of the Diospyros lotus cultivar Yz01 chromosome 9, ASM1463336v1, whole genome shotgun sequence genome:
- the LOC127809874 gene encoding protein DETOXIFICATION 29-like, with the protein MEDSKQPLLSPREDQNSQSPHHLLRPYTSSFSSFVADADDIAPISGVRDFFREFVVESKKLWYLAGPAIFTSICQYSLGAITQTFAGHLGTLDLAAVSVENSVIAGFSFGVMLGMGSALETLCGQAFGAGQLDMLGVYMQRSWVILNTTAFALTFLYIFAAPFLRLIGQTDDIARAAGTFAVWMIPQLYAYAMNFPIAKFLQAQSKIMAMAVISAVALVLHTFFSWLLMLKLGWGLVGAAVVLNLSWWFIVVAQLVYIFAGACGRAWIGFSWKAFQNLWGFVRLSLASAVMLCLEVWYFMALILFAGYLKNAEVSVDALSICMNILGWAVMVALGCNAAISVRVSNELGAAHPRTAKFSVVVVVLSSMAIGILLSLLLIIFRKQYPSLFAESREVKDLVDELTLILAACIVINNVQPVLSGVAIGAGWQAVVAYVNVACYYLFGIPLGLFLGYYLNLGVKGIWYGMMSGTVVQTCVLYWIIHRTNWNKEASIAGNRIKQWGGEPEGPETDVERSN; encoded by the exons ATGGAAGATAGCAAGCAGCCCCTTCTCTCCCCAAGAGAGGACCAAAATTCACAGAGTCCCCACCATCTTCTCCGGCCATAcacttcttccttctcttccttcGTCGCCGATGCCGACGACATCGCCCCCATCTCCGGCGTCAGGGACTTCTTCCGAGAGTTCGTGGTCGAGTCCAAAAAGCTCTGGTACCTCGCCGGTCCGGCAATTTTCACCTCAATCTGCCAGTACTCCCTCGGCGCCATCACCCAGACCTTCGCCGGCCATCTCGGAACCCTCGATCTAGCAGCCGTCTCCGTCGAGAACTCCGTCATCGCCGGCTTCTCCTTCGGCGTCATG CTGGGAATGGGAAGTGCGCTGGAAACCCTATGCGGGCAAGCTTTCGGCGCCGGACAACTGGACATGCTTGGCGTCTATATGCAGAGATCGTGGGTGATTCTGAACACGACGGCCTTCGCTTTAACGTTCCTATACATCTTCGCCGCGCCGTTCCTGAGACTCATCGGTCAGACCGACGACATAGCCAGGGCGGCGGGCACGTTCGCGGTGTGGATGATTCCGCAGCTCTACGCCTACGCGATGAACTTTCCGATCGCCAAGTTCCTGCAGGCGCAGAGCAAGATCATGGCGATGGCGGTGATATCGGCCGTGGCTCTGGTTCTGCACACCTTCTTCAGCTGGCTGCTGATGCTGAAGCTGGGGTGGGGCCTGGTCGGCGCGGCCGTCGTGCTCAACCTCTCCTGGTGGTTCATCGTGGTGGCGCAGCTGGTGTACATCTTCGCCGGCGCGTGTGGCCGTGCTTGGATCGGGTTCTCATGGAAGGCCTTTCAGAATCTTTGGGGGTTCGTTCGGCTGTCGCTTGCGTCGGCGGTGATGCTCTG CTTAGAGGTGTGGTACTTCATGGCCTTAATCCTCTTCGCTGGATACTTGAAGAATGCAGAGGTGTCGGTGGACGCTTTATCAATATG CATGAACATATTGGGCTGGGCAGTGATGGTGGCTCTCGGCTGCAATGCAGCCATAAG TGTAAGGGTGTCGAATGAGCTGGGAGCCGCCCACCCGAGAACGGCCAAGTTCTCGGTGGTGGTGGTCGTGTTATCTTCAATGGCGATTGGTATTCTACTCTCCCTCCTCCTCATCATCTTCAGAAAACAATACCCGTCCCTGTTTGCAGAGAGTCGGGAGGTAAAGGATCTGGTGGACGAGCTCACTCTAATACTAGCAGCTTGTATTGTCATTAACAATGTCCAACCTGTTCTCTCAG GGGTGGCCATCGGAGCTGGATGGCAGGCTGTTGTTGCCTATGTCAACGTAGCATGCTACTACTTATTTGGCATTCCTTTGGGCCTCTTCTTGGGTTACTATCTCAACTTGGGTGTCAAG GGCATTTGGTATGGCATGATGTCTGGAACAGTGGTACAAACTTGCGTCCTATATTGGATCATTCATCGAACAAACTGGAATAAAGAG GCTTCTATCGCTGGGAACAGAATAAAGCAATGGGGTGGAGAGCCAGAAGGCCCGGAGACCGACGTAGAGAGATCAAATTGA